Proteins co-encoded in one Pararge aegeria chromosome 19, ilParAegt1.1, whole genome shotgun sequence genomic window:
- the LOC120632254 gene encoding nucleoporin Gle1 has protein sequence MEDPTYSRSGTRNFDLSISDTLADFERLRISALTNAAEISPFVNEVTIGPRSPSKSRKSEATRITVPKPEDVIDLIEDKISDDLRHTLILKDYESRLQENSEECFKNLVEKMIASYADTLHGYWKKQRDECKQKSLELRARKLQLAKNIRENDNVTVLERIRLDEQKCQMINQQTIENMNKILEEQNISTARFASIIDSHTKICICYNEITNLTQSEPLVKIILDKYVSDLSTIMVNINVIMDFCKSGSISDNVVKQAELLSIEIENIKMRIVEDLSTAKQHEMLRIQKEEEGVKQRELKVRQAQEEKAAELVRTQEGLVEQAKRAQSMFYSDKNYAYYKQLQNFLDTYEQSYKDLVENPSLKKFRFDCQKAINTPVNAISSVSGTHIRDKFDKLAKLLQGEKVKVLDSFVTATQHPQGLNYCTALLAKKIVRQGDLLVSSNAEAAFPIAAVTVALWSQFPDFGKLLEAYFHRFCPYLVPMLLPQKEGQSDKEFYNSRGYTYNDEGVVEKQDKFLKRMSGIFRLHCAIWIARTPRFINASNPHGFRYAWQWLASFINLKPEPDISATLIHDFFTVCGSDFLKNYKRQCIKIIKLLSTDYLKILQNIDEGGPKTRFEVFLQNVLKTGHIPPPDGLLPPNIW, from the coding sequence ATGGAAGATCCAACTTATTCAAGAAGTGGAACAAGAAACTTCGATTTGAGTATTTCTGATACACTAGCAGACTTTGAGAGATTACGTATATCAGCTCTAACAAATGCAGCTGAAATAAGCCCCTTCGTCAATGAAGTCACTATTGGACCTAGAAGCCCCTCGAAGAGTCGAAAATCTGAAGCCACCCGTATTACTGTCCCTAAACCTGAAGATGTCATAGATCTAATCGAGGATAAAATCAGTGATGATTTACGACATACTTTAATACTTAAAGATTATGAGTCCAGGCTACAAGAGAACTCTGAggaatgctttaaaaatttaGTTGAAAAAATGATTGCATCTTATGCAGATACATTGCATGGCTATTGGAAAAAACAACGTGATGAATGTAAACAAAAATCTTTAGAGCTCAGAGCGAGAAAACTTCAACTGGCCAAAAATATACGAGAGAATGATAATGTAACAGTACTTGAAAGAATTAGGTTGGACGAGCAAAAATGTCAGATGATTAACCAACAAACAATCGAAAACATGAACAAAATACTTGAAGAACAAAATATATCTACAGCCAGATTTGCATCTATCATAGATAGTCACACCAAAATATGCATATGTTATAATGAAATTACCAATCTAACACAATCAGAACCtttagtaaaaattattttagataaaTATGTTTCAGATCTAAGTACAATAatggtaaatattaatgtaattatGGACTTTTGTAAATCTGGTTCCATTTCTGATAATGTAGTGAAACAGGCTGAATTATTATCTAtagagatagaaaacattaaaatgagAATTGTTGAAGATTTAAGCACTGCCAAGCAACATGAAATGTTAAGGATACAGAAGGAAGAAGAAGGTGTCAAGCAAAGGGAGCTGAAAGTTAGACAAGCGCAAGAAGAAAAAGCTGCAGAACTTGTGCGTACCCAGGAAGGACTTGTTGAGCAAGCTAAAAGGGCCCAGTCCATGTTCTACTCTGATAAAAACTATGCTTATTATAAACAGCTTCAAAATTTCCTTGACACTTATGAGCAGAGTTATAAAGATCTTGTAGAGAATCCTAGCTTGAAAAAATTTAGATTTGATTGTCAGAAAGCTATAAATACACCTGTGAATGCTATATCGTCTGTTAGTGGTACACACATAAGGGATAAGTTTGACAAATTGGCAAAACTCCTTCAAGGTGAGAAAGTAAAGGTATTAGACTCATTTGTCACTGCTACACAGCATCCTCAAGGCCTCAATTACTGTACTGCTCTACTTGCAAAAAAGATTGTGAGACAAGGAGATCTTTTAGTGTCTAGCAATGCTGAAGCTGCATTCCCCATTGCAGCTGTTACTGTTGCTTTATGGTCTCAGTTCCCAGATTTTGGTAAACTTCTTGAAGCATATTTTCATAGATTTTGCCCATATTTAGTACCAATGCTGCTTCCTCAGAAAGAAGGCCAGAGTGACAAAGAGTTTTATAATTCCAGAGGTTACACATACAATGATGAGGGTGTTGTGGAAAAACAAGACAAGTTTTTAAAGAGAATGTCAGGCATATTTCGATTACACTGTGCCATTTGGATAGCAAGGACTCCAAGGTTTATAAATGCTTCTAACCCTCATGGTTTTCGTTATGCGTGGCAGTGGTTAGCttctttcattaatttaaaacctGAACCAGACATATCTGCCACATTGatacatgatttttttacaGTATGTGGGTCAGACTTTTTGAAAAACTACAAGAGACaatgcattaaaataattaagctaTTGAGTACagactatttaaaaattttgcaaAATATTGACGAAGGTGGTCCAAAAACCAGATTTGAAGTTTTTCTGCAGAATGTCTTAAAAACGGGTCATATTCCTCCACCAGACGGATTATTGCCACCAAATATTTGGTAA
- the LOC120632346 gene encoding DDB1- and CUL4-associated factor 10 isoform X1, translated as MGTKGLDSSFMTKYSAYSPLRLIERETGFYNPVGAGDAMARSLYRAMKPLASWDCEIGNTPPIGGVFNLEFSPEGSLLVAACEKKSIQIFDPLTHKRIHSVNDAHLDCVNCVKFLDGRMFATCSDDTTIALWDVRNLKKKIRSLLGHSNWVKNIEFSVKDKLLVTSGLDGSIYTWDINSYTEFNLVYQRVFHASGLMRCRLSPDARQMVMCTTGGLLVIIHDLNLSTLANDLHGFKPNLYRLMQMSQQVIPIAAMYDHLFDAKRTENRVEFVSDFPDGNDAEVVSALQIHPQGWCALSRNISHDDRSEWSCIHDIQPLDTGSDKSCRDTNSPPPPRVPAPRRPPRRTRSHPYRQPRPMAQVPPITGEQSPSVSPSRSQARPDPLPHRPEPEAGPSAPRAEERPANVAPVLSSIQNDVWEASITIKQQRMLQEMYSRGQVGRNFNMQRIMGINTGITPPGVMRTRHMHTAPARLVPRLHATPTPSNSAPDAALAAASATDSSPSTSGQTPRRESTSSCDEDQPETRHYIRQNRERLLYYKEETNLGKGFIKELCFSADGRLVCSPFGRGMRLLALNDNCAELSHCVQELDGPTKMVDVVRSLFIHQDLVVSSKFSPRHHLLVTGCLEGKVVWYDPYSGPSVY; from the exons ATGGGCACCAAAGGTCTTGATAGCTCGTTCATGACGAAGTACTCAGCGTACAGTCCACTTAGGTTGATAGAGCGAGAGACCGGGTTCTATAACCCGGTGGGAGCAGGTGATGCGATGGCCCGCAGTTTATACCGTGCTATGAAACCCCTGGCATCCTGGGACTGTGAAATAGGGAACACACCTCCGATCGGTGGCGTTTTCAACCTTGAATTTTCCCCGGAAGG ATCACTACTAGTTGCAGCTTGTGAGAAGAAGTCAATACAAATATTTGATCCACTCACCCACAAAAGGATACACTCTGTTAATGATGCACATTTAGATTGTGTGAATTGTgttaa attcCTAGACGGAAGAATGTTTGCAACTTGCTCAGATGACACTACAATAGCATTATGGGATGTTAGaaacttaaaaaagaaaatccgCTCCCTCCTAGGCCATTCAAATTGGGTGAAGAACATTGAATTCTCTGTAAAAGACAAACTACTAGTCACATCTGGACTTGATGGCAGTATTTATACGTGGGACATCAATTCCTATACAGAGTTTAACCTAGTGTACCAAAGAGTGTTTCATGCATCCGGTCTGATGAGGTGCAGATTGTCCCCTGATGCAAGGCAAATGGTCATGTGTACGACCGGTGGATTGTTGGTCATCATACATGACTTGAACTTGTCAACATTGGCAAATGATTTACATGGATTCAAG cCAAATCTGTACAGGCTAATGCAAATGAGCCAGCAGGTGATACCCATTGCTGCCATGTATGACCATTTATTTGACGCCAAACGCACTGAGAACAGAGTAGAGTTTGTCTCCGATTTTCCCGATGGCAATGATGCTGAGGTTGTCAGCGCTTTACag ATCCATCCGCAAGGCTGGTGTGCATTGAGCAGGAACATAAGCCATGATGACCGATCTGAG TGGTCCTGCATCCACGATATCCAACCGCTTGATACCGGTTCAGATAAGAGCTGTCGCGACACTAACTCCCCCCCGCCGCCCCGCGTGCCCGCCCCGCGCCGACCCCCGCGGCGCACGCGCTCTCACCCCTATCGCCAACCTCGACCCATGGCACAAGTCCCACCGATCACTGGAGAGCAGTC GCCTTCGGTTAGCCCGAGTCGTTCGCAAGCCAGGCCGGATCCTCTTCCACACAGGCCGGAGCCGGAAGCTGGCCCGAGCGCCCCCCGTGCAGAAGAGCGGCCCGCCAACGTAGCGCCG GTTTTGTCGAGCATACAGAATGACGTATGGGAGGCCtctattacaataaaacaacaaagaaTGCTCCAAGAGATGTACAGCAG GGGCCAGGTGGGCCGCAACTTCAACATGCAGCGGATCATGGGCATCAACACGGGCATCACGCCGCCCGGTGTGATGCGCACGCGTCACATGCACACAGCGCCCGCTCGCCTCGTGCCCCGCCTGCACGCCACGCCCACACCCTCCAACTCCGCGCCCGACGCCGCCCTGGCTGCGGCGTCCGCCACTGACAG CTCTCCCTCTACGTCGGGCCAGACTCCTCGGCGCGAAAGCACAAGCTCGTGTGACGAGGACCAACCCGAAACTCGACACTACATACGGCAGAACCGTGAAAGGCTGCTATATTACAAAGAGGAAACCAACCTGGGCAAGGGATTTATAAAG gAATTATGCTTCTCGGCGGACGGACGGCTGGTCTGCTCACCATTCGGACGTGGCATGAGGCTATTAGCTCTCAACGATAACTGCGCGGAACTATCGCACTGCGTGCAAGAGCTCGACGGGCCAACGAAAATGGTGGACGTCGTCCGGAGCCTCTTCATCCATCAGGACCTTGTAGTCAGCTCCAAGTTTAGTCCAAGGCATCACCTTCTCGTGACAGGATGCCTTGAGGGCAAAGTGGTCTGGTACGATCCGTACAGTGGTCCATCGGTGTATTAA
- the LOC120632346 gene encoding DDB1- and CUL4-associated factor 10 isoform X2, giving the protein MGTKGLDSSFMTKYSAYSPLRLIERETGFYNPVGAGDAMARSLYRAMKPLASWDCEIGNTPPIGGVFNLEFSPEGSLLVAACEKKSIQIFDPLTHKRIHSVNDAHLDCVNCVKFLDGRMFATCSDDTTIALWDVRNLKKKIRSLLGHSNWVKNIEFSVKDKLLVTSGLDGSIYTWDINSYTEFNLVYQRVFHASGLMRCRLSPDARQMVMCTTGGLLVIIHDLNLSTLANDLHGFKPNLYRLMQMSQQVIPIAAMYDHLFDAKRTENRVEFVSDFPDGNDAEVVSALQIHPQGWCALSRNISHDDRSEWSCIHDIQPLDTGSDKSCRDTNSPPPPRVPAPRRPPRRTRSHPYRQPRPMAQVPPITGEQSGQVGRNFNMQRIMGINTGITPPGVMRTRHMHTAPARLVPRLHATPTPSNSAPDAALAAASATDSSPSTSGQTPRRESTSSCDEDQPETRHYIRQNRERLLYYKEETNLGKGFIKELCFSADGRLVCSPFGRGMRLLALNDNCAELSHCVQELDGPTKMVDVVRSLFIHQDLVVSSKFSPRHHLLVTGCLEGKVVWYDPYSGPSVY; this is encoded by the exons ATGGGCACCAAAGGTCTTGATAGCTCGTTCATGACGAAGTACTCAGCGTACAGTCCACTTAGGTTGATAGAGCGAGAGACCGGGTTCTATAACCCGGTGGGAGCAGGTGATGCGATGGCCCGCAGTTTATACCGTGCTATGAAACCCCTGGCATCCTGGGACTGTGAAATAGGGAACACACCTCCGATCGGTGGCGTTTTCAACCTTGAATTTTCCCCGGAAGG ATCACTACTAGTTGCAGCTTGTGAGAAGAAGTCAATACAAATATTTGATCCACTCACCCACAAAAGGATACACTCTGTTAATGATGCACATTTAGATTGTGTGAATTGTgttaa attcCTAGACGGAAGAATGTTTGCAACTTGCTCAGATGACACTACAATAGCATTATGGGATGTTAGaaacttaaaaaagaaaatccgCTCCCTCCTAGGCCATTCAAATTGGGTGAAGAACATTGAATTCTCTGTAAAAGACAAACTACTAGTCACATCTGGACTTGATGGCAGTATTTATACGTGGGACATCAATTCCTATACAGAGTTTAACCTAGTGTACCAAAGAGTGTTTCATGCATCCGGTCTGATGAGGTGCAGATTGTCCCCTGATGCAAGGCAAATGGTCATGTGTACGACCGGTGGATTGTTGGTCATCATACATGACTTGAACTTGTCAACATTGGCAAATGATTTACATGGATTCAAG cCAAATCTGTACAGGCTAATGCAAATGAGCCAGCAGGTGATACCCATTGCTGCCATGTATGACCATTTATTTGACGCCAAACGCACTGAGAACAGAGTAGAGTTTGTCTCCGATTTTCCCGATGGCAATGATGCTGAGGTTGTCAGCGCTTTACag ATCCATCCGCAAGGCTGGTGTGCATTGAGCAGGAACATAAGCCATGATGACCGATCTGAG TGGTCCTGCATCCACGATATCCAACCGCTTGATACCGGTTCAGATAAGAGCTGTCGCGACACTAACTCCCCCCCGCCGCCCCGCGTGCCCGCCCCGCGCCGACCCCCGCGGCGCACGCGCTCTCACCCCTATCGCCAACCTCGACCCATGGCACAAGTCCCACCGATCACTGGAGAGCAGTC GGGCCAGGTGGGCCGCAACTTCAACATGCAGCGGATCATGGGCATCAACACGGGCATCACGCCGCCCGGTGTGATGCGCACGCGTCACATGCACACAGCGCCCGCTCGCCTCGTGCCCCGCCTGCACGCCACGCCCACACCCTCCAACTCCGCGCCCGACGCCGCCCTGGCTGCGGCGTCCGCCACTGACAG CTCTCCCTCTACGTCGGGCCAGACTCCTCGGCGCGAAAGCACAAGCTCGTGTGACGAGGACCAACCCGAAACTCGACACTACATACGGCAGAACCGTGAAAGGCTGCTATATTACAAAGAGGAAACCAACCTGGGCAAGGGATTTATAAAG gAATTATGCTTCTCGGCGGACGGACGGCTGGTCTGCTCACCATTCGGACGTGGCATGAGGCTATTAGCTCTCAACGATAACTGCGCGGAACTATCGCACTGCGTGCAAGAGCTCGACGGGCCAACGAAAATGGTGGACGTCGTCCGGAGCCTCTTCATCCATCAGGACCTTGTAGTCAGCTCCAAGTTTAGTCCAAGGCATCACCTTCTCGTGACAGGATGCCTTGAGGGCAAAGTGGTCTGGTACGATCCGTACAGTGGTCCATCGGTGTATTAA